ataaccaatggtgacacaagcattgttgtggaaacacatttatgtataagtcctattccttgaaccaaagtttgcgaactttgttgatcaagagaaacggaagaatggcgtgagccaagaccgcgaactcagtccgcgaaatgccgaagttctcaaacccgagaatttctgttggagttgacaaactacttgcgtgaagataagtccacgaactcagtccgcgaaccggcgaagttctcatacccgagaatttctactggagtttgtaaactctgcccgctaacttaagtccgcgaacctagtctgcgaacttgagaaggttatatatctgaagatgatttctgaacttaaacttaaaaagactaaggaatgcagtttgaaaaccgtggctataaaagttcatgaaccagttCAAgtcaatcaaatcatctttgcttcaattgtgtcttgtgtagtacataagatttccttgcaattgaacaactctctaactagttcatttgaagtcatttgaactagttatggtgaagaagaacatggttgatatgaaatgctcatatggctaaccatttggttaactgttgttgaaccaacaagtgcatatgtttaggtacggttaacaaacctagaagcgtgcattgtcaagtgtgtatacctagctaagttttcgatctaacggttgagaaatattagcttgaatctaaatcaggttttcatataacggtgaatattgaatgctttgttactaagctaacattgattgcaaaccctgatttgaaagaatatataatgaaggcatctagtattgtgcaaaactaatccccacacctcatgtgtgatactagtttgcatactagagttgattgtcctttaacctttagttttcttcttctaaaaccaggttaaagacttagagacttcattgggatggtgaagccagaccgatactacttttatcgtagttgtgtgatctgatcttgcatattttatcgtacgataggaaagatataaaaagtaatcacaaacatcttcgtatcattgtttgtgattccgcaacatcttgtttcgccaccatacgattaagatttttgtgaggtgattgataactctaggctgttctttgggaatataagaccggattatcaattggttcttgttcaacttgattattatcaaaagacgtaacaaaacctttaaggtttatctatgggagacggattcatcttttgatagacttgtttgtgggagacagatttgtttgttgtcaaagcctgcgatttgggtcgtagcaactcttagttgtgggtgagatcagctaagagaatcaagtgtgcaatatcgtgctgggatcagaggcgtaggagcataattgtaccttggatcagtgggagattgattggggttcaaccatagtacaatccgaagttagcttggagtaggctagtgtctgtagcggcttaatacaatgtgtgttcagtctggactagatcccggggtttttctgcatttgtggtttcctcgttaacaaaatttctggtgtatgtgttatttcaatttccgcattatattgttttatctttataattgaaataataaaggttgtgcgttagatcatcaattcgagtaatccaacatttggttgttgattgtcattgattgatccttggatattggtctttggtaccatccaagttattccttgtattttattagaactcgcagttcatactcgagcaaatcaaatcaagaagatagatataaactcgttgatatacttttaattgattgagtcttgttgattctcttaaaagtatattcgagtttgtccatacagattgctaagagaaatattgggtggtgttgttagacccccgctttttcaattggtatcagagtaggcaaacacgttcaagaccttacaagtctgtgtttgtagcaatttgactctatggacagaggtgatatctctattaacgtaccaccagtcttcgatggctctaattacttatggtggaaaattgctatgcgagctttttttcaagcgtgtgattttcaatcatgggtatatgttgttaatggctatgatgctcccgttgtggtagttggagatataaacgttcccaagaatattggtgaatataatcctgccgagatacttgctgcaaagaaaaattccaacggtttgaatgccatcatacatgccattaccccaaatcttcagcaccatgtgtcaaattgaactaggtctaaagatgcttgggatatcttagaaaccatatttgaaggtgactacagtgaaaaggaatctaggcttcaaaactttaatTCCGAttaggagaaccttcgtatggcagatgaagatacatttgatgagtttaatcacagagtatctgaaattgttaatgtatcttttgcattgggtaagactattcctgaaaaggacattgtgatgaaaattctcagatcgctgccatctagatacgactataagaagcatgccatcattgagggaaataacctttataatctttccagaaatacattggttggaaaactaaagatctttgatcatgagcatacatccaaaatcggaaaggatgttgcctttaaagcacagaagaacactaaggtacttgataaaagtaaaagtgtttatgtatctgaagatgatcagtctgagggtgatttttcggatgaagatcttgacaaatcagtttccttgatcacaagacagtttagggatcttttattgaagagaagtaaacgtttttcaagagacaaacctaggtcgtcagataaacctcacaatcgcgtccctcctaaaaacagggatgctgacgaggctaatGACGAAGATATGCCACATTGCTTTaactgtaaaggttttggtcattttgcaaacgagtgcccaaatcgtagaaaatacacttggaacaaaggtcttgctgtaacacttgatgagatgtctgggatatatgattctgatgaagataggaaatcaagtgttggtcttctatgtgaaaacattgattttgataattgtagcaatatatATATTAACCTCGATGGTTTCGGTGAacaagagaatccaatcaagctggaagaatcaattgaccaatcctttggaaaatctgtttgtaatgtttaaggatctactatgtgtctggatgCTTTCACACCGCAGattcctgaatactatccaagtttgacgtgctcgttttgttcttagaaaggtcatgaactatcaagatgttacaagtacaaacatcaagtgaggcacgccaacaaacttcaacgaagagcaaatcgattggcaaggaagcttaaacttgctcagaagactgctgaggtatgtaggattttatcttcgtccaagaagttggtttccaaagataaaatTAGACCATCATAAAAGAAGGTATGGTAAAAACGCTTTGATAGatagaagtctgaggattcctctctagaggaaaatggtggatagattgttgttcaccacaacacaaattgattttgttgtttggtaaatcttgtctcatgtgtctgaccaaaagagacaaggttgtgtacctatcaggctttaggaaaagtttttcttcttcttttcttagttgttcgtctattaaaataaaataaagggttattattgacaattctactcttatagagtttagagttgggcgttcacgaacctgtttaacctacattcctttttcctctctgatatcctttatatcttaagactgcttgatgagattgtgaatcccactcacaaaaaccagttgtttataactgttctctaagcatcatgtatttggatggaaaagatgtcaatatgactGTTAAgtaatcaatcaaggaaaaagagaaatctccagtaactccttccttaaaaagaaagaggaggaatacaagaaagccaagggatgtcccttctaactctcagaagtttttcgatgttcttgatgagttgaaggaagtaagaaaggagattagtgaaataaaggcttgcgttttaagatctttggaaattcagaaggccctggttcgacatcatcatccaagacggtttgttggtattgactccttcctccacgaaccttatattccaatggctattgacgataaggagttcgggaatgataaggaatttctcaaatatatttttgcctagtatgtcttctttttgatttagttggaagaattactagtgctttgaatagcaatgattgtgactacacatagctattttgtttcttattcttgttcttttttttttaggtttattggtattaaattctaaaaaatatttggaggatgatgttttttttgcagtattaatctttattattttttatattgcaatgtgttatgtgatattggtgtttacatccgtgaaatATGTTTGTCCCTTACTTTGTCAaaataaagtcgttcgtgttcggtattcacgtactggtaaaagaatgaatgaacttttgacaaatacaaaagttaagcctataatgtcaattattgatggaagataggttagaatcttttgtgttcaagtattatgtctattattatcgttatgcaaatagtgattgaagatagaatgaatccttgtgtattccgcagtattgatcatctctgatccatatttttatgtattattgtgaggctctataatgtatcttatgttgagcattatacaaccaagttgattttcttagcttagttgttgttccgtgagataagTTATGtcaagcatattgaactaaattaacaATCTTGTTTGGTtaattagttattgctccgtaagtattcttatatcgagcaaaacaaatgacaattaaattgattacttttgtaattagtttggttgtgtattccaattagattaattatgggttctcttgtaattaatctagttgagtattttcgtgtctccataagtcctcttatgttgagcacaatcaattgaattgatcactattttgtgtttgatttgattgtgtattctgattaaattaatcatgggtttacttgtgattaatttgattgagtttttggatatagaaaatcattctcatggttttttgtgtccaataaaaatccttcttttcttttgaaattaaggtcgctcttgttattctttcgggaatgacatcaaatgagggagagttcttttgaacttgtgcttaatggtcatatcatgaggggtgtgcggatgtggaattttagaggagttatcttgtatctttaaactccttgatgaatgcatttagcttctgctttatgattgcatctaaattagttggtatgtaatttttcttttagtcatgaaatgtctctttcggaaatttcattatggtcccgttcttgtacctttgccaattttattgacaaaaagggggagaattaatatgtagttctcactgcaaatacatatggttttcggatcattgtgtaaggggggtgTATTCcgtgtgagatgaagtattgactaagggggagtgatacatatcaccatagtattattgttgaagttgtgataaaattggactttgacactgtgtaataatactatgacactgtattacaatgatcgagaccgatgctttctcattgttatagctacggatcttcaacagcggtgatgctaaacctacaacctttgggatcattggagtacttggaagtgacgaagatttggaggaatgttgaagattagacatgtggaataggagatactaaagtttctttatcttttttgtattccatatgtattgatagttttgtcactaaaattgacaaagggggagatttttagagcattgctcggtcgaacttgcatgcgttgctatctcaagcatgtttgtcaatgttaggggTGCACATGGGTTGGATTGGGTCGGTTTTTGcttcacccaccacccaacccactgatggtgggtaacagaagttgtcacccacaaccaacccaacattacaatgggtcggttttcacccgacccacattacgacgggttggatcgggtgggtggtggtTACCCACaataaaatacaatgaacattatATTACAGTTACAGACTTACAGTTTACTGTTAAGCATACCTGTATACAAATAACTAAGACTCTTACAGATTGAGTAACTCTCTGTGAATTTTTTCTGCTCTTTAAATCTATTTAactttcagaaaaaaaaagactCTTACAGATTGGATGTAATAACTTTTATCAAAAAGATGACTCCAAGTCAAGTGTAGACAATTAACATCATAAGAAGTTACTTAAAAGTGTTTACTTAAAAGTGTAGAAAATTAACATCATAAGCTGACTCTTACTGCCAGAAAAGCATTTATAAGCATTATATATCATTACTTCAACCGCTGTGGTTCATCaaggataggtaatctaagggctaaaattaacttagaaatatttaggtgggtgggtgggttgggtcgggtgagggaagttgtcacccacagtcgacccaccatacggtgggttttgatgttgtgatccatagtcgacccgctcctaAGTGGGTTGGGTCGGATGCGGGTAATTTCAGGTGGATGTGGGTTGggttggtgggttgagtcggttttgtgcagccctagtcaatgttagtgataaaaactataagtcttgatttctagtctaatatagataagtatcggactaggatagaaagtgtagttgagctcaaggacttcatggcgattcatcatataagtagaagaactactcaaggaaccggtggaacttctcgacaaaaaggtatgtgaagacttgaacttatctgtcactcaaaattctatctactctatatcctactctttaagagaagaagtcgtatgttatatatatagacttggattatacacatttggtatttcaagccgagtatacctctcctatctatatctcgaaatatgtgttggtaaccttttcgctttaaccgagtttatctttaccatgtgacgaaagtcataatatgtttcaatcatcttgaaaattgctttgacaagaaatggtgtaacaactgtataacgtcctctaagaatgttccaatgattgaaatgagggtttagattacataaccaatggtggacataaacattgttgtggaaacacatttatgtataagtcttattccttgaaccaaattttgcgaactttgttgatcaagagaaccggaagaatggcgtgagccaagtccgcgaactcagtccgcgaactgccgaagttctcaaacccgagtatttatgttggagttgacaaactacttgcgtgaagttaagtccgcgaactcaatccatgaacccagtccgcgaaccggagaagttctcatacccgagaatttctactggagtttgtaaactctgcccgataacttaagtccggaaacctagtctgcgaacttgagaaggttatatatctgaagatgatttctgaacttaaacttaaaaagactaaggaatgcagtttgcaaaccgttgcaataaaagttcatgaactgattcaagtgaatcaaatcatctttgcttcaattgtttcttgtgtagtacaagagatttccttgcaattgaaaaactctctaactagttcatttgaagccatttgaattagttatggtgaagagaaacatggttgatatgaaacgctcatatagctaaccatttggttaactgttgttcaaccaacaagtgcatacatttgggtacagttaacaaacctagaagcgtgttttgtcaagtgtgtataacaagctaaattttcgatctaacagttgagaaatattagcttgaatctaaatcaggttttcatctaacggtgaatattgaatgctttgttactaagctaacattgattgcaaacccggatttgaagactatataaaggagacctctactattgtgcaaaactaatacccacacctcatgtgtgtacctagtttgcatactagagtcgattctcctttaacctttggttttcttcttctaaaaccaggttaacgacttacagacttcattgggattatgaagccagaccgatactaattttatcgtagttgtgtgatctgatcttgcatcttctatcgtacgagtacaatcagattgattggcttgagagtgatatctctgataggaaagatataaaaagtaatcacaaacatcttcgtctcattgtttgtgattccgcaacatcttttttcgctaccatacgattaagattgttatgaggtgatttataactctaggttgttcttcgggaatataagaccggattatcaattggttcctgttcaccttgattattatcaaaagacggaacaaaacctttagggtgtatctgcgggagacagactgatcctttgatagacttgtctgtgggagacaaatttgtttattatctaagcctgcaattttgggtcgtagcaactcttagttgtgggtgagatcatccaagggaatcaattgcgcattatcctgctaggatcagaggcgtaggatcataactgtaccttggatcaatgggagattaattggggttcaactatagtccagtctgacgttagcttggagtaggctagtgtctgtagcggcttaatacatttgtgttaaatctggactaggtcccggggtttttctgcatttgcggtttcttcgttaacaaaatttctggtgtctgtgttatttcattttccgcattatctgAATTCCTTGAATGCAAAAACCTAATTCAATAACTTGAATTCAAACACCACCATTCAAATCATCTTCTTTATCTAAAATTACTCAACTCATGAAccctaattgttagagcacttctcggtcgaactcgcatgcgttgctatctcacatgtttgtcaatattagtgatcaaaactataggtcttgatttccagtctactattagctaagtctcgaactaggatagaaagtgtagttgagatctagactccatggcgatcatcatacaaatatgtagaactactcaaggaattggtggaacttcatcgactaaaaggtatgtggagacttgaacttatctatcactcaaaagtctatctactctatctcctatcttgagacaaattcgtattgtcatatagactatgattatacacatttgctatttcgagccgagtttatctcgcttatctatttatcgaaatatgttttggtaagctttcgctttggccaagttcatctttactagtgacaaaagtcatattagtttcaattactttaaaatcgctttgacgaaaaatagtttgttaaCAAcatctatataacgtcctctaagaacgtttcaatgattgaaatgagagtttagaatataaccttgaaaggatataaacattttgTGATGACTTATACGTGTGTATGTCCTTATtcgttgaaccaaagtatgcgtacttttctgctcaggaaaaccggaactgaagtccgcgtaccagtacgtgcactgtcggaagttcacatcccgtgaatttctgctggagtttgtgaactgaaaacaaacttattccgggtacttaagtccgcatactagtatgcgtacttaagtgggttagtttctgaaaacgattattcgtgaacttaaacttatataaactaaggaatgcatacttgcaaaccgtggctataaagttcgtgaattgatttgagtgaatcaaatcgtttttgcttcgattatgtcttatatacttctatgagatctaagcaattgaacaactctctaactagttctcttgagtcatttgaactagttatggttaagatgaatatggttgatatgaaagtgctcatatggctaaccatttggttaactactgttgaaccaactaaatgtacatgtttgggtacggttacacaaacctaaataaacgtgcatttcatttgtgtgtaacaagctaagttcgatctaacggttgaaagatattaaattgaatctaatcaggttttcatctaacggtgaatattgaatgtttgttactaagctaacattgattacaaaccctgatttgaaagactatataaaggagaactctaacaactgggaaacctaatcccacacctcatgtgtgatactagttgtattagctagagtcgattctactttaaccttaggtttctatcgagagcctgtaggttaacgacttgaagacttcattgggattgtgaagccagacccaactattttctctgtagttgcgtgaccttatcttgctgtttctatcgtatttgagtacaatcgtaagattgtcttgagattaatttctccgataggcaagataaaaaagtagtcacaaacaccttcgtctcatcgtttgtgattccacaatatcttgtttcgctagtcgattaagattattgtgaggtgattgataattctaggttgttctttttttttactcggtcaataaaatagaTTAAAAAAGCAAAAACTGTACAGGTCCTAGGCTATAACGAGCTAGCCATGGGCTACCAACAAAACTAGCAtgtttaaaacgaaaataaacctcACCCGACCATTCTACAAAAAACATAGAAATTGGCCTCCCCTCATAAAACACAAAAATGTCCTCATCTAGCAAACAGGCTTGCTTAGCCGAAGCATATGCAGAAAAATTAACTTCTCTATATTTATGAATGTAGCGAATATTGGAGTAGAAACTCCTCTCCAATCTCCACTTCTGATTTAATTGCCAAGGTAAACCCTCATTTTGAAAACCttgaatgcaactcatcgaatcagatTGTACGCAGATACTCCTAAAATTCCACCTTCTGGCCAACATAGCACCATATATAATTGCGCACACTTCCGTATAAAAGTTTGTCTGCAATCCCAGGCCAACGCAGAGGACTCCCAAAACAGCTGCATTTTCATCACGAAATGTAACGCTAGCACCAGCCGGGCCTGGATTTCCAAGGGACGCACCATTACAgcaaatcatgatttcatcttggTTAGGAGGACACCACCTTACCTCAATTGGAGAAGAAACTTTGCACGATATATGTTTCACTTTGAAATAATTCAAGATGCGTAAATCCTTCATTGTATTATTCATATGGCCCTTCATCCGtattgagttatcacgaattaactgATAAACTCTACCTTTAAAACCTAGCCAATgcacaacaacatcttcaaaatAAACTTTGTTGCGCAGCCTCCATAACTCCATAGTGATTGCAAGATTAGAAACCAACCACAGATCCTTAATCATCCTGCTGCACCCCTTAGCAGCCTTATACGAAGCCACCAAATCTTCTCTTGGTTGCAGATAAAAAATACGAGCCACCCAAGCCCAAATTCTCTTGGAAAATCTGCACTTCCAAGTAATATGGCTAAGAGTTTCTCAATCCCGTCTACACAAACGGCACATTGAAGGCAAACACCTCCCAGTCTTCTTAATGACATTATCATCACTAACACAACACTACTTTGCCCAGATCTTCCAATATTGAACACTTAGAGTAGGGTGCACAACTGGCCGAGTAAACAAAGTTGCAGTTGGCAGAGTTTCCACATTCTCTCTAATGGCAGCCTTTGCAGATTTAACTGAGAAGACTCCTTTGCTATCTAAATCCCAAATCTTATAGTCATCGGCCCCAACAATAATAGGCAAGTTTCCAACATCAATATTGAGACGAACCATCAAATCCCGTGT
This DNA window, taken from Papaver somniferum cultivar HN1 unplaced genomic scaffold, ASM357369v1 unplaced-scaffold_133, whole genome shotgun sequence, encodes the following:
- the LOC113333791 gene encoding uncharacterized protein LOC113333791 — its product is MELWRLRNKVYFEDVVVHWLGFKGRVYQLIRDNSIRMKGHMNNTMKDLRILNYFKVKHISCKVSSPIEVRWCPPNQDEIMICCNGASLGNPGPAGASVTFRDENAAVLGVLCVGLGLQTNFYTEVCAIIYGAMLARRWNFRSICVQSDSMSCIQGFQNEGLPWQLNQKWRLERSFYSNIRYIHKYREVNFSAYASAKQACLLDEDIFVFYEGRPISMFFVEWSGEVYFRFKHASFVGSPWLARYSLGPVQFLLF